A single region of the Variovorax paradoxus genome encodes:
- a CDS encoding phosphodiesterase, protein MNTATTQDTTFLAQLTDLHIREPGRLAYGRIDTAPYLERAVQSVLRLPQLPDAVVITGDLSDFGRAAEYEHLARLLGPLTMPVYLMPGNHDDRDQLRRSFPRHHYLAADVGSVGFIQYSVRVGALRLLTLDTCVPGESHGALCDERLTWLEQQLDACRGEPVVIAMHHPPFQTLIGHMDEIGLLQGAEALEALVARHPNVERVICGHLHRAIDARFGGTIASTSPAPAHQVCLDLAPDAASAWTLEPPGFRVHAWSARSRRLVTHLAASGTFEGPFPFHDNGALID, encoded by the coding sequence ATGAACACGGCAACGACACAAGACACCACTTTCCTGGCGCAGCTGACGGACCTGCACATCCGCGAGCCCGGCCGGCTGGCCTATGGCCGCATCGACACCGCGCCTTACCTGGAACGCGCGGTGCAATCGGTGCTGCGGCTGCCGCAACTGCCCGACGCGGTGGTGATCACCGGCGACCTCAGCGACTTTGGCCGCGCGGCCGAATACGAGCACCTGGCACGCCTTCTGGGGCCGCTGACCATGCCGGTCTACCTGATGCCCGGCAACCATGACGACCGCGACCAGTTGCGCCGCAGCTTTCCGCGCCACCACTACCTCGCAGCAGACGTGGGCTCCGTCGGCTTCATCCAGTACTCGGTGCGAGTGGGCGCGCTGCGCCTGCTGACGCTCGACACCTGCGTGCCGGGCGAGAGCCATGGGGCGCTGTGCGACGAGCGGCTGACCTGGCTGGAGCAACAGCTGGACGCCTGTCGAGGCGAACCCGTGGTGATTGCCATGCACCACCCGCCCTTCCAGACGCTGATCGGCCACATGGACGAGATCGGCCTGCTTCAGGGCGCCGAGGCGCTGGAAGCACTGGTCGCGCGGCACCCCAACGTGGAGCGGGTGATCTGCGGCCACCTGCACCGCGCCATCGACGCGCGCTTCGGCGGCACCATTGCATCCACTTCGCCCGCACCGGCCCATCAGGTCTGCCTGGACCTGGCGCCCGATGCAGCCTCGGCCTGGACCCTGGAGCCGCCCGGCTTCCGGGTTCACGCCTGGTCTGCGCGCAGCAGGCGGCTGGTCACCCATCTGGCGGCTTCCGGCACATTCGAGGGCCCTTTTCCCTTCCACGATAACGGAGCACTGATCGATTGA